The genomic segment gctgtcacatgacgtgtcgggcatcagataacctccaattatttaaagaatgtatgcccgagtatatcggattctttcaatttcggttgaatcttcattCGGATCAGCGAATGTGTCACGTAACCAGCCAATCTCGACCTTACCTCCCTCCATTTTCTCCGGAATTACACCGAAAAGATCatagcacaccgcctcccaattgctagattgggcagacccggtgactgggtgcccgtccaccggtaatcccaattgcagatggacatcttctagagtgatagtgcactctccacatggaagatggaatgtgtgcgtctcgggtctccacctctcgatgaacgcactgatcagtttcgggtacaacttgcatccccggcctaccgtcgccacgtgccaaaaacctgcttcccgcaggtagttctctaccaacggtgatggaggaggagcatgcatattccaggtattgcattccaatacccgatctacctcattttataacaaataataaattaataattatctaaaaatgcataaataaaaaattcttaaataatatttaaaaattaaatttaacacttaccattttcatttgttccatcgatatgtgatgcttatcaagacgagtcaatgaTCCGGCCATTATGAAATCGgacaaatttttacgatttataaaaatataaaaaatttaaaattattttaaaaaaggaaattgagaggaaattgaaatcaaatatggatttgagggaattttggaaggaaattaagagaattttggaaggaaattgagaggaaattgaaattaaatatggatttgagagaattttggaaggaaattgagagaattttggaaaaaaattgagAGGAATTGAGAGGAAATATGAgagaggatttgtttgtgaaaaaataaaaaaggggtgggggtatttatagtttttttttaccgttgggggggcaacggtcaaatttttgaccgttggCTACTGTTCATGCGCGGGAGGAAATCACGTCCACGTAAGCGCGAGATGCttacgtggaaggaaatcgctccTGCGCTTACGTGGACTCGATTTCCtgacgcgtaccctgacatcgctcTGACGTGGACACGATTTCGCGAAAAATAGACCATTcctgtaaataataaaatagagggcccatttcagtaattttttttatagaaatgggcttttattggtaaattacccTAAAAGTTCTCTTTAAATACTTTACTTTTACTAAatactttctttttttatttatttaaattagctCTTATTTTAGATTAAACATTGATTTGTATCAAgagttttatttatataaattaaagattaaagatTTATTTGGATACAAGTTAAAAGATTAATGGCTTATTTggatactaattaaaatttaagggCTTGTTTAAGTATGATAAGAGTTTATCTAAATAAAACGAAAAAGCTTTTAAAGCCTATTTTTTTTGATATATGTTCAttgttttttaaatattcaaagtataataaaatttatgtataattatttgcaCGATTTTCACATGTTTATAACTCTTTCTATGTAGCTTTTGGCAAGCTTGTACATAAGTAAAGATTATCAttaaaatcaactaaaaattaAACGCGAAGTTAAATAATGAATAGTTCTGACTCCAGCCTATAATCACGACTCTTTGTGCAAACATCAAGCTCTTTAGAGGCCAAGTTGGGTTTACTGTGTTTGTAGAAAATGTTAGTAAGAGAACTTATCAAAGTGCGCTTTCAGGGGCTTTCAGTGAGTATGGGGAGGCTGTTGATGTAAATTGTGTTTTGGAATATGAAGAGAAGGTTTGCTTctactaatttttcttttgtgaGGTTTAAAGAGGCAAATATGTGCAGAGCTATGAAGTTTGGGAATGAAAGATTAATGGAAGGTTATCGCATTAGGGTTTTCAAGGCAAGAATGGAGGGATAGGCTCGTCATATCCCCTCTTTTGCTTCAATCCATCCCCGTGGGCAACTTAGAAAGGGTGTCCAAAACTCCTAGGAATTTAGATCTTGCAAGGAGGTTGTGGTTGGCAAGATAGAAGTTGTTGCTACTGTTTGAATGGCTAAGGAGGGTAGAGGTTTTGACGGAGTAGGTTGGCATTTATCATCTTGTTGCTAGGTGGTTGGTGTCTCTCTTATTGAATATCCTAGTTGGGGTTTTCATAAACCTTGGGGGTTGAGAAGACTTGCTCCCGCCTCAATTAATACCCCTTTTCATTTTGATGTGGCAATCCCTTGCCATGAGGTAGGGTGGGTCAAATGCTGCTTGATTGGGAGAATAATCTGTTGGAAAAATTACTTGTATGAGAACTTTGAGGCATACTTTCAATAGGTAAAGGtagagagttgaatcataaaattatggtttcatattctactcgacgagacctttacaacggtatatcatatgctaaaaatggttgaatgatgaatgaaAAATTGATACTCAAAataagctacttggaaatattgtTGAGGAAAAGTAAAGACTTAGATCCTACATTGGTTAGATATCATGtgtgaaatgtgtttatatatgtgaactctcTTAAAAGATAGTGGAATGACTAAGCTTGTGACCTTGCCTTGTGTGTAGTGGTGAAAGTCCAAACTCAACGAGGTTGGAGCGCACTTGCATGATGTGGGtgatgtgaaatgtctggactgATTAGGCCAAGTGGACTTATCTAACACGAATTTATTTTCCTCAGCAAACATAATCAGCTTATTATGGAAACTTATCTTATTGATTTGATTCCAATAAatctgattaaaattttaaattaaatggaTTTAATGACAGATTTTGTggatatttttttcaaaaattccaacacTCTTCATGCCTATAAAAGGCCATGATTTCTAAAGGGTTTGACACACTCATACTCTCTTATAATTTCTCTTGTCGAAACTCTGTTGCTCTCAATACTCTTCTTTTTCCTCATtcgtattttaaaaaattccaatGATAGAAAAATGCATTGTATTTTTATTAGCTATGCAGATCATAGCAATGCATATAGGTTTCTtgtgtataaataaaaaaaatcctaacaTTCACAAGAATATCATATTGGAATAAAAGaatgttttattctttgaaaATATCTTCCCTTGTAAAGCTAGGAAAGTTgacttaagttcaacaaaatgaACTTCGGAGACTATAGATGAAAATAATCCTGACGAGGCTGAAACTGAGATAGAGCCAAGGAGGAGTAAACGAGCAAGGGTAGAAAAGTCTTTTGGATTGAATTTTCTAACCTTTATGCTAGAGGCCAAACCTCAAACGTATAATGATGTTATATGGTCATCCGAAAGCACCTTATGAAAGATGCtattaaaagtgaaattgattCCATCATCATACATGGGAATTAGTGGATCTTTCCCTGGGAATTAAACAACTAAATTCTAAATggattttcaaacaaaaaatgaaagcaaatagaACAATTGATAAGTATAAGGCTAGAttggttataaaatattatagacaAAATGAAGACCTTGACTACTTTGATACTTTTTCTCCAGTATCTAGAATAACTTCCATAAGGATGATACTCGAAATTGCCGCTTTTTAGAATCTAGAAGTACATGAAATGGATGTTAAAACAACTTTCCTAAATGGAGATCTTGATGAAGAAATCTAGATGGTACAACCTAAGGGTTATGTAGTTCCAAGACAAGAAATGAAAGTCTGTAAATTGGTGAAGTccttatatgggcttaaacaaaCACCAAAACAATGACATGAAAAGTTTGATAATGTCATGATGACAAATGGCTTCAAGATTAATGAGTGTGAAAAATGTGTTTATGTCAAAAttactgatgttggatatataatcttatgcttatatgttgatgacatactcATTGTTAGAAGTAACAATGAAATGGTAAAACGTACCAAAGATATGTTACATTCAAGATTTAACATGAAATATATGAGAATagttgatataattttgggtatccAAATTAAAAGGACACCTGAAGGTCTTATATTGGCTCAGTCACACTATGTGGACAAGATTCTTGAGAATTTAGTAAGGATGATTCCGGTATAGCCATAACTCCAACTGATACGAGCTAACATCTGTCTAAAAACAGAGGTGAAAACATTAACTAAGTGGAATAAGCTAGGGTCATAGGCAGTCTAATGTACCTTATGAGTTGCACTAGACCATATATCGTTTTCACTGTGAGTAGTTTAAGCAGATTCACAAGCAATCTAGGGGAAAACCACTGGAAAGCAATTGTGAGGATACTGAGATATCTCAGATATACTCGGGATTATGGATTACATTATCCTAGAGATTCTGCTATTTTAGAAGGTTTCTCCGATGCCAGTTGGATATCTGATACTCAAGATGCCAAAGGCACAGGTGGATATGTCTTGACGTTGAGAGGAGGAGCTGTGTCATGGAAATCCTCAAGACAAACAATTATAACCAGATCCATAATGGAATCTGAGTTTGTAGCTCTAGAAAAATCTGGAGAAGAGGTAGAATGGCTTCAAAATTTCTTAGAGGATATTCCTAACTAGCCAAAAGCTGTGCCCACAATGTACATATATTGTGATAACCAAGCAACAATTGGTAGAGCACATAATATAATGTATAATGGTAAGTCGAGACATATACGTCGTCGACACAATACCGTTAGACAACTGATCTTAAACGGagttatctctattgattttgtaaaatcaaaagataaaattacaGATCTGTTAACTAAAGGCTTGAATCGAGATCAGGTTGATAAAACATCAAAAGGAATGAGACTAAAGCCTATGAAAATAAAAGGAGCTATATGAAGGAAAACCCTACCTAGTTGACTGGAGATCCCAAGATCTAGGTTCAAAGGGACAACCTAATTGTATAGACCTTGTGAGGTCATTGTGGGGGTACTTATCCCAAGTCTGTTCCTATGATGTAAACAATGACTAAAATGAGATAGGTTAAGAAATGCTTTTAATGACCATTATGTGTTTTGGTGAGCCGAACAACACAAGTCACCTATATGAGAGTGAAGTGGGGCCGCTTCAAGGAGACTATTGGAGCATAGTTCTCTCAAACTCTTATTGAACCAGAAGATGTTCATGGCTATATGAACATAGCCATGAGAACTAAAACCTTGCTAGGGAGGTAGTTGTGTGAGGTATGTCATCGTTTACACAAAAGGTAGAACAGTTCAAGGACGTCATGTCTACTGgtcagctagtaaagtaaatatacttttGCAAGGAAATGTTCAAGGGTGGATACCTACCTATTCTATGCAACTACCAATCGTAGATCCTATCACCACATCGAGTCAATATTTTTcgataaaactatcaattttcattcatgtggGGGATTATTGGAAAAATTGCTTATATgagaactttgaggcatattcttaataggtaaaggtggagagttgaatcataaaattttgGTTTCATATTCCACTCCATGAGACCTTTGCAAtagtatatcatatgctcaaaatagttgagtgatgaatgagaaattgatgctcaaagtaagctacttggaaatatttttgaggaaaagtaaaggcttagatcccacattagttagataccaagtgtgagatgtgtttatatatgtgaactctcTTCAAGGTTATTTGAATGACTAAGCTTGTAACCCTACCTTGCCGGGGGGGGCGGAGGGGTGCAGGTCCAAACTTGACGGGGTTAGGGCGTATTCGCATGACGTGGGCGACGCGAAATGTTCGGACCGGTCGGGCCCAAGTGGGTTTGCAAATATTTTAGCCCAACACGAATTTATTTTCCTCAGCAGACATAATCTGTTTATTATGGAAACTTATCTTATTGATTTGATTCCAATAAatctgattaaaattttaaatcaaatggATTTAATGACAGATTTTGTggatattttttccaaaattccaaCAGTCTCCATGCCTATAAAAGGCCATGATTTCGGAAGGGTTTGACACACTCATTCTCTCTTATAATTTCTGTTGTCGAAACTTTGTTGCTATCAAAACTCTTCTTTTTCCTCCTTCGTATTTTCAAACATTCCGGTGATAGAAAAAGGCATTGTTTGTTCGTTGATCGTTGTAGAGGTACTGCTACTTTGATCACTGCTATTGTTGTTTCCTGGGAGACATTCGACCAACATTACTCCAAGTACTGTAAGAGCggccgaatctgtcttaaggaaactgtgtttCACAGGCCTTAACGTTTTGTAAAATGTCGATTCtcctttatttcaactatttatcatggttttatttgatttccgtatttgataaattaattataaataattttatttatattttatttcatatatgtttatttataattaatttattttattcgcTAACTTGTTTTGTCTAACATAATCATTAGTAGGGGTGAGTAAAACTCAAtccaatttaaaaaattgaaaaaaaattgaatttcaagttaatcgaatcGAGCTATTCGAATAATTCAAGTTATTAAGTCAACTTGAGTAAGTAATTTGAGTTCAAGTTGAGTTGAACTTttcaattcgaataactcaaataattcgaataatagatTGATGTAAATACCTCTTTGATCCCTGTCAATTTTacaaatgagcaaattggtc from the Gossypium hirsutum isolate 1008001.06 chromosome D09, Gossypium_hirsutum_v2.1, whole genome shotgun sequence genome contains:
- the LOC121220751 gene encoding secreted RxLR effector protein 161-like translates to MYLMSCTRPYIVFTVSSLSRFTSNLGENHWKAIVRILRYLRYTRDYGLHYPRDSAILEGFSDASWISDTQDAKGTGGYVLTLRGGAVSWKSSRQTIITRSIMESEFVALEKSGEEVEWLQNFLEDIPN